One region of Aurantimonas sp. HBX-1 genomic DNA includes:
- a CDS encoding histidine phosphatase family protein, whose product MPIILLRFAFCALAMLAALPASAQDAWPAAKAPGAHILMRHALAPGTGDPAEFVLGDCATQRNLSDEGRAQARQIGGRIRDNGVAVDAVLTSRWCRARETAELLAVGPVTAEPALDSFFQERRAAADRTDALKSRLAALDAAGRKAVMVTHQVNITALTGIFPASGEIVLVALGPDGAIRVAGRIPSG is encoded by the coding sequence ATGCCGATCATTCTCCTCCGCTTCGCGTTCTGCGCCTTGGCCATGCTCGCGGCGTTGCCGGCGTCGGCGCAGGACGCCTGGCCCGCGGCGAAGGCGCCGGGCGCGCACATCCTGATGCGCCATGCGCTGGCCCCCGGGACCGGGGACCCGGCGGAATTCGTGCTCGGGGACTGCGCCACCCAGCGCAATCTCTCGGACGAAGGGCGCGCGCAGGCCCGCCAGATCGGCGGGCGCATCCGCGACAACGGCGTCGCCGTCGATGCCGTGCTCACCAGCCGCTGGTGCCGGGCCCGCGAGACGGCCGAACTGCTCGCGGTCGGCCCGGTGACGGCCGAGCCGGCGCTCGACTCGTTCTTCCAGGAGCGCCGGGCGGCCGCCGACCGGACGGACGCGCTGAAATCGCGGCTGGCAGCGCTCGACGCGGCCGGGCGGAAGGCGGTGATGGTCACGCACCAGGTGAACATCACCGCGCTCACCGGCATCTTCCCGGCGTCGGGAGAGATCGTGCTGGTGGCGCTCGGCCCGGACGGCGCGATCCGCGTCGCCGGGCGTATTCCGTCTGGCTAG
- a CDS encoding AMP-binding protein yields MTSRYHETYAAWRRDPEGFWLAAAEDLVWTKKPTVAFDPAAGVYGRWFPDGEGNTCFNALDRHVEAGRGDAIAVIHDSAITGRQRHISYRDLLREVQALAGSLGELGVGKGDRVIIYMPMVPEAIVSMLACARIGAIHSVVFGGFAAPELAARIDDAAPKVILSASCGLEPTRKVEYKPLLDRAIGIAAHKVSATIILQRPELECSMVAGRDHDWAELREAGLAALDAGRAATCVAVKATDPLYVLYTSGTTGKPKGVVRDHGGTMVSLFWSMQAIFDTDRGETFFCASDVGWVVGHCYIVYGPLLRGATSILYEGKPVGTPDAGAFWRVISEHGAKALFTAPTAIRGIRKEDPEGELPAHYDLSKFEALFLAGERADPETLIWAENALDRPVIDHWWQTESGWPIAANPKGLGLLPVKRGSPGVAMPGFDIRVLDASGNEVAANEMGAIVLKLPLPPGALPSLWNADDRFRESYLAAFPGYYSTSDAGFIDEEGYVYVMGRTDDVINVAGHRLSTGEMEEAVGGHPAVAECAVIGMRDELKGELPCGFVVLKNANRQDRAEIERELVALVRDRIGPVAAFKRVIVVDRLPKTRSGKILRRTMKAIVDRDEFDMPATIEDPGAIDDVKRAVES; encoded by the coding sequence ATGACCAGCCGCTACCACGAGACCTATGCCGCCTGGCGCCGCGACCCGGAAGGCTTCTGGCTCGCCGCCGCGGAGGATCTCGTCTGGACGAAGAAGCCGACCGTCGCCTTCGACCCCGCCGCCGGCGTTTACGGGCGCTGGTTCCCGGACGGCGAAGGCAATACCTGCTTCAACGCCCTCGACCGGCACGTCGAGGCGGGGCGCGGCGACGCCATCGCGGTGATCCACGATTCCGCCATCACCGGGCGGCAGCGGCACATCAGCTATCGCGACCTCCTGCGCGAGGTGCAGGCGCTCGCCGGCTCGCTCGGCGAACTCGGCGTCGGCAAGGGCGACCGGGTGATCATCTACATGCCGATGGTGCCTGAGGCGATCGTCAGCATGCTCGCCTGCGCGCGGATCGGGGCGATCCATTCGGTGGTGTTCGGCGGCTTTGCCGCGCCGGAACTGGCGGCCCGGATCGACGACGCGGCGCCGAAGGTGATCCTGTCGGCTTCCTGCGGCCTCGAGCCGACCCGCAAGGTCGAATACAAGCCGCTGCTCGACCGGGCGATCGGGATTGCCGCGCACAAGGTGTCGGCGACGATCATCCTGCAGCGGCCGGAGCTCGAATGCAGCATGGTGGCAGGGCGCGACCACGACTGGGCGGAACTGCGCGAGGCGGGGCTCGCGGCGCTCGACGCCGGCCGCGCCGCGACCTGCGTGGCGGTCAAGGCGACCGACCCGCTCTACGTCCTCTACACTTCCGGTACCACCGGCAAGCCGAAGGGCGTGGTGCGGGACCACGGCGGCACCATGGTCTCGCTGTTCTGGTCGATGCAGGCGATCTTCGACACTGACCGGGGCGAGACCTTCTTCTGCGCCTCCGACGTCGGCTGGGTGGTCGGCCATTGCTACATCGTCTACGGGCCGCTGCTGCGCGGGGCGACGAGCATCCTCTACGAGGGCAAGCCGGTCGGCACCCCGGATGCCGGCGCCTTCTGGCGCGTGATTTCCGAGCATGGCGCCAAGGCGCTGTTCACCGCCCCCACGGCGATCCGCGGCATCCGCAAGGAGGATCCGGAGGGCGAACTGCCGGCCCATTACGACCTGTCGAAATTCGAGGCGCTGTTTCTCGCCGGCGAGCGCGCCGATCCGGAGACGCTGATCTGGGCGGAAAACGCGCTCGACCGACCGGTGATCGACCATTGGTGGCAGACCGAATCCGGCTGGCCGATCGCCGCCAACCCGAAGGGGCTCGGCCTGCTGCCGGTCAAGCGCGGCAGCCCGGGCGTTGCCATGCCGGGCTTCGACATCCGGGTGCTCGACGCATCCGGCAACGAGGTCGCCGCCAACGAGATGGGCGCCATCGTGCTGAAGCTGCCGCTGCCGCCCGGCGCCCTGCCCAGCCTGTGGAACGCCGACGACCGGTTCCGGGAGAGCTATCTCGCGGCGTTCCCCGGCTATTATTCGACGTCCGACGCCGGCTTCATCGATGAGGAGGGCTATGTCTACGTCATGGGCCGTACCGACGACGTCATCAACGTCGCCGGGCACCGCCTCTCCACCGGCGAGATGGAGGAGGCGGTGGGCGGCCATCCGGCGGTGGCCGAATGCGCCGTCATCGGCATGCGCGACGAGCTGAAGGGCGAACTGCCCTGTGGCTTCGTCGTCCTGAAGAACGCCAACCGCCAGGACCGCGCGGAGATCGAGCGCGAGCTCGTCGCCCTGGTGCGCGACCGGATCGGGCCGGTGGCGGCCTTCAAGCGGGTCATCGTGGTGGATCGGCTGCCGAAGACCCGCTCGGGCAAGATCCTGCGGCGCACGATGAAGGCGATCGTCGACCGCGACGAATTCGACATGCCGGCGACGATCGAGGATCCGGGCGCGATCGACGACGTGAAGCGGGCGGTCGAGAGCTGA
- the argB gene encoding acetylglutamate kinase, whose product MTQASTDNGETRARVLAEALPFMQAYENKTVVVKYGGHAMGDPELGKAFARDIALLKQSGINPIVVHGGGPQIGRMLTQLGIESRFEGGLRVTDEETVKIVEMVLAGSINKEIVALINAEGEWAIGLCGKDGNMVFAEKARKTVVDPDSNIERVIDLGFVGEPVEVDRTLLDLLARSEMIPVIAPVAPGRDGATYNINADTFAGAIAGALQASRLLFLTDVPGVLDRNGQLIKELSVAEARSLIREGTISGGMIPKVETCIEAIDRGVDGVVILNGKTRHAVLLELLTEHGAGTLIVR is encoded by the coding sequence ATGACCCAAGCCTCCACCGACAACGGCGAGACCCGCGCCCGGGTACTCGCCGAGGCCCTGCCCTTCATGCAGGCCTACGAGAACAAGACCGTGGTCGTGAAATATGGCGGCCACGCCATGGGCGATCCCGAGCTCGGCAAGGCCTTCGCCCGCGACATCGCGCTGCTCAAGCAGTCCGGCATCAACCCGATCGTGGTGCATGGCGGCGGCCCGCAGATCGGCCGCATGCTCACCCAGCTCGGCATCGAATCGCGCTTCGAGGGCGGCCTGCGCGTCACCGACGAGGAGACGGTGAAGATCGTCGAGATGGTCCTCGCCGGCTCGATCAACAAGGAGATCGTCGCGCTGATCAACGCCGAGGGCGAGTGGGCGATCGGGCTCTGCGGCAAGGACGGCAACATGGTCTTCGCCGAGAAGGCGCGGAAGACCGTGGTCGACCCCGATTCCAACATCGAGCGGGTGATCGATCTCGGCTTCGTCGGCGAGCCCGTCGAGGTCGACCGGACGCTTCTCGACCTCCTGGCGCGCTCCGAGATGATCCCGGTGATCGCGCCCGTCGCGCCCGGCCGCGACGGCGCCACCTACAACATCAACGCCGACACGTTTGCCGGCGCCATCGCCGGCGCGCTGCAGGCCTCGCGGCTCTTGTTCCTCACCGACGTGCCGGGCGTCCTCGACCGCAACGGCCAGCTGATCAAGGAACTGTCGGTCGCCGAGGCGCGCAGCCTGATCCGCGAAGGCACGATCTCCGGCGGCATGATCCCCAAGGTCGAGACCTGCATCGAGGCGATCGACCGCGGCGTCGACGGGGTGGTCATCCTCAACGGCAAGACCCGCCACGCGGTGCTGCTGGAACTGCTGACCGAGCACGGGGCCGGCACGCTGATCGTCCGCTGA
- a CDS encoding DMT family transporter, which translates to MPLWIPITIAAAFLQNLRSSLQRQLKGRMGSTGATFARFGFGFPFAVLYLLALHRIGGLAMPAPNPAFLLAVTVGGVAQVLATFLLVYLFAFRNFMVGTAYSKTEPVQAAIFGLILLGETVTWLAFAAILAGAFGVALISVAGRGDVKIGKALFSREAGIGILSGALFGVSAVCFRGASLSLDDGGVLIRAATTLVFATGIQTLVMLAWMLLRDPLELAAVARAWRPALLVGLVGVTGSAGWFTAMTLEKVAYVRALGQIELVFTFASSVFWFREKIARLELVGCLVIAASLITLLGAAS; encoded by the coding sequence GTGCCGCTCTGGATCCCCATTACCATCGCCGCCGCCTTCCTGCAAAACCTGCGCTCCAGCCTGCAGCGGCAGCTGAAGGGACGGATGGGCTCGACGGGCGCCACCTTCGCCCGCTTCGGCTTCGGCTTTCCCTTCGCCGTCCTGTATCTGCTGGCGCTGCATCGTATCGGCGGCCTCGCCATGCCGGCGCCGAACCCCGCCTTCCTCCTGGCCGTCACGGTCGGCGGCGTGGCGCAGGTGCTCGCCACCTTCCTGCTCGTCTATCTCTTCGCCTTCCGCAACTTCATGGTCGGCACCGCCTATTCCAAGACCGAGCCGGTGCAGGCGGCGATCTTCGGCCTGATCCTGCTCGGGGAGACTGTGACGTGGCTCGCCTTCGCGGCGATCCTTGCCGGTGCCTTCGGCGTGGCGCTGATCTCGGTGGCGGGGCGCGGCGACGTGAAGATCGGCAAGGCGCTGTTCTCGCGCGAGGCCGGGATCGGCATCCTGTCGGGGGCGCTATTCGGCGTCTCTGCCGTCTGTTTCCGCGGCGCGTCGCTGTCGCTGGACGACGGCGGGGTGCTGATAAGGGCGGCGACGACCCTGGTCTTCGCCACCGGCATCCAGACGCTGGTGATGCTCGCCTGGATGCTGCTGCGCGATCCCCTGGAACTCGCCGCCGTCGCACGCGCGTGGCGGCCGGCGCTGCTGGTCGGGCTCGTCGGCGTCACCGGCTCGGCCGGCTGGTTCACCGCGATGACGCTGGAGAAGGTCGCGTATGTCAGGGCGCTCGGCCAGATCGAGCTGGTCTTCACCTTCGCCTCGTCGGTGTTCTGGTTCCGCGAGAAGATCGCCCGGCTCGAGCTCGTCGGCTGTCTGGTCATCGCCGCCTCGCTCATCACCCTGCTCGGCGCGGCGAGCTGA
- a CDS encoding pyrimidine 5'-nucleotidase yields the protein MTEQTTIRQTAEATPQDFAHVRDWVFDLDNTLYPRHSNLFSQIDLRMTEFVAEFLSLPPEEARIVQKDFYRRYGTTLRGLMQEHDVDPDAFLQYVHDIDYSWIDPDPSLGDEIKALPGRKFIFTNGDRGHAERAARQLGILDHFEDIFDLVAAGLVPKPASETYDKFMGLHRVEASRAAMFEDLARNLVVPKALGMQTVLIVPHNLEETFGEIWEHEGREGEHIDYVTDDLKTFLRSIR from the coding sequence ATGACCGAACAGACAACCATCCGCCAGACGGCCGAGGCGACGCCTCAGGATTTCGCCCATGTGCGCGACTGGGTGTTCGACCTCGACAACACGCTCTATCCGCGCCACTCGAACCTGTTCTCGCAGATCGACCTGCGGATGACCGAGTTCGTTGCCGAGTTCCTGTCGCTGCCGCCGGAAGAGGCCCGCATCGTCCAGAAGGATTTCTACCGCCGCTACGGCACCACGCTGCGCGGCCTGATGCAGGAGCACGACGTCGATCCGGACGCGTTCCTGCAATATGTCCACGACATCGACTATTCCTGGATCGACCCCGATCCCAGCCTCGGCGACGAGATCAAGGCGCTGCCCGGCCGCAAGTTCATCTTCACCAACGGCGACCGCGGCCATGCCGAGCGGGCGGCGCGCCAGCTCGGCATTCTCGACCATTTCGAGGATATCTTCGATCTGGTCGCGGCCGGTCTCGTGCCGAAGCCGGCGAGCGAGACCTACGACAAGTTCATGGGGCTGCACCGGGTCGAGGCGTCCCGCGCGGCGATGTTCGAGGATCTGGCACGCAACCTCGTGGTCCCGAAGGCGCTCGGCATGCAGACCGTGCTGATCGTGCCGCACAATCTCGAAGAGACCTTCGGCGAGATCTGGGAGCACGAGGGCCGCGAGGGCGAGCACATCGACTACGTCACCGACGATCTGAAGACGTTCCTGCGCTCGATCCGCTGA